A stretch of the Thunnus thynnus chromosome 7, fThuThy2.1, whole genome shotgun sequence genome encodes the following:
- the si:dkey-202l22.6 gene encoding interferon-induced very large GTPase 1, which produces MSVKLSKRLSSKKKKPLKDNAQSEVLLKLGLEEFWTTPLDPASMLDISTWTLENQAPLEPKDLPNTFLQRLWLLSPDARSPCCQLPSEALDSANKSAEEMINGFGGESQCAINPLDLVTAVFMSSNTFLQQEMTVRMLQCQFAVPLVLPNIDPEKPSRFLLWPLRGAVSQWTSHFPCTNRKVQKGVLASTCMPVVSCVKLGHCGVSKSQVLNNVISGLRSHSETFLHRGMDGGQLPRRLSNGLIEIGWCLPTGETDRDIFPVPVAICNLRGDASVHEKCLSLLCQASSAVVIFCGNLREKEKQLLAYCKDMASKVIVIDVSDMEKNENRVVGFVDQSLEEDMGLPEGSVLPGRDLNEEELADRLCDTLKYLLPDKLKHVTLEAAAKLAVELELNVDEEVVCKKAMATVEEMLKGLDEGSALFRQKQLPLQGASWSKLAEIEKEECKQKKEGKEIDSQLQKEKKDILVELSSYKMTPTMKIFTDALFTTDIVERTYFLSWMKLRLWMLQMEKQNSPQDLVTNQQTKGNNGMPEQSDELENGVNDNSEYSDSFCTDTSFEEEDIEDQPVNTELEVSEQQSEIGQESRHILQMSTEETIEPESQLKEHLESTQDAVIEQQLSEEKEIQGEEILENNGEQISDPISEDQNLRLESRENGTLSPEGKQLDGPELTLDMSHVASSAEQHMSIDASFEDQVPSCSEPFELHPFTLGLEHFLREMGLIFELTHISPGSGSHNVLRLPSLAADLILYGIPLELMDGDASNIPIRWLGCVFAELKRRLPQEQFRTRILTSLGGHHARNAEVLSALFGVKFPEGGRRSTRGVYMVTLCLPDNLRKDMECDFLMLIDVEGLCSMPLDNRINTQTCDNEMATVAAGLSDVLMQNISSHAGSEFETNFTVIVNALLRIKECGSMPICHVLVQDEGINSILQASQLRRVSDMLQTETGDRGISNADNHYAKTTSCITSVKGPWYNASLTEPVDAQYNKAVLKLKQNLFGALKKCAAKSEASGLPEFAGRLFAVWDAVKAKSFSVGLQNTDIALAFSVLCTELSQWEDKFLEHMESWLMGPTKRIIDTKAKALDITIENDLLSELKDEAREEVKTEMDKLRSKVEANLMKDDHLKMYIETFKPILMSNMDDLQERVTEEIVQRLETVNESHCSSTQLKKFETSLEKVQESKLHALLENSKSTKHLLQDTELEEEFEDVWSNTLSNFDFRPSETDDITARVTDILRENLISRGLQKHIKKLEVTGQNQPTNFQVYDEHFGYRSRLKHMFEDNNRLQRIEAQQLACNIIDEYNQFVADKSSSPADFSDSFITEMLENVEKALKEKSMEIRSAFEVDLKVYLCSAACRDFQKQHDRYAKDRDLLTCINTTKGKYLAEFIYQLRKRDQCQRLAQTFTTMVIKPTVLDYIYRPLGKRIVEEIQGKSPQYLSQQAIHKSLLEELIREDRFESFIEYLFSYDSFRLRKIQETVVAHLSESTNLDKWRQHRLGEIVGKFAAAVSQTAEGTNGVLTDTKPLLERVCLTLERDGDIDVTRASLNGPLFSITTEWDRFITCLMELLAAMRLDLAQEFSQNVNINQLLQCLPIQPQDSIFNRVRGCGKQCPFCKAPCEVEEIEHEVHRVLLHRPKGMFPCESSSLFCISCPESMTQANLPENMDTQHMSVACRDLHALDPDWSISPEDPSNQTPNAYWRYVLARFNERFAKEYEQEPAKIPEEWKRITQEEALDSLKEAFLT; this is translated from the exons ATGTCAGTCAAGCTTTCAAAGAGGCTGagcagcaaaaagaaaa AACCCCTTAAAGACAATGCCCAGTCAGAGGTTCTACTTAAACTGGGTCTGGAGGAGTTCTGGACCACACCGCTGGACCCAGCATCTATGTTGGACATCAGCACCTGGACTCTGGAGAACCAAGCTCCTCTTGAACCCAAGGATCTACCCAACACTTTCCTCCAACGCCTTTGGCTGCTTAGCCCAGATGCTCGGAGTCCTTGCTGCCAACTTCCATCTGAGGCTCTGGACAGTGCCAACAAATCAGCTGAGGAGATGATCAATGGTTTTGGAGGAGAGAGCCAGTGTGCCATCAACCCCCTTGACCTAGTTACGGCTGTCTTTATGTCTTCCAACACCTTCCTTCAGCAGGAGATGACAGTGCGCATGCTGCAGTGCCAGTTTGCTGTGCCCCTGGTACTTCCAAACATAGATCCAGAAAAACCTAGCCGCTTCCTCCTTTGGCCTTTGAGAGGTGCTGTGAGCCAATGGACGTCTCACTTTCCGTGTACAAACAGGAAGGTCCAAAAGGGGGTTTTGGCAAGCACATGCATGCCTGTGGTTTCCTGTGTGAAGCTTGGTCACTGTGGTGTCTCCAAGTCACAGGTTCTAAACAATGTTATAAGTGGACTCAGATCTCATAGTGAAACATTTCTCCacagagggatggatggaggacaACTTCCCCGGAGACTCTCCAATGGCCTGATAGAGATTGGTTGGTGTCTCCCCACTGGAGAAACTGACAGAGATATATTCCCTGTCCCTGTGGCCATCTGTAACCTACGTGGAGATGCCAGTGTGCATGAGAAATGCCTTAGTCTTCTATGTCAGGCATCTTCAGCTGTGGTTATTTTCTGTGGAAAtctgagggagaaagaaaaacaacttcttGCTTACTGTAAAGATATGGCAAGCAAGGTCATAGTGATTGATGTCTCTGACATGGAGAAAAATGAGAACAGAGTTGTGGGGTTTGTTGATCAGAGCCTTGAAGAGGACATGGGGCTTCCAGAAGGATCAGTCCTGCCAGGAAGAGATCTGAATGAAGAGGAACTCGCTGATAGGCTGTGTGACACCCTAAAATATTTGTTACCAGAcaaactgaaacatgttacacTTGAAGCAGCAGCAAAATTAGCAGTGGAGCTAGAGCTTAATGTGGATGAAGAGGTGGTCTGTAAAAAGGCAATGGCCACAGTGGAGGAAATGTTGAAAGGTTTAGATGAGGGATCTGCTCTGTTTAGGCAGAAACAGCTGCCTTTGCAGGGGGCTTCATGGAGCAAACtggcagaaatagagaaagaggagtgtaaacagaaaaaagaaggaaaagaaatcGACTCTCaactgcaaaaagaaaagaaagacatctTGGTCGAGTTGAGCAGCTACAAAATGACCCCAACAATGAAGATTTTCACAGATGCCCTTTTCACAACAGATATAGTGGAGAGGACTTATTTCCTTAGCTGGATGAAACTAAGGCTTTGGATGTtgcaaatggaaaaacaaaacagtccaCAAGATCTAGTCACAAATCAGCAGACCAAAGGGAATAATGGCATGCCTGAACAGTCAGATGAGCTTGAAAATGGAGTTAATGACAACTCAGAGTACAGTGATAGTTTCTGCACAGATACATCATTTGAAGAGGAAGACATTGAAGACCAACCTGTAAACACTGAACTGGAAGTTTCTGAGCAACAGTCTGAGATAGGGCAAGAGTCAAGGCACATTTTGCAGATGTCTACAGAAGAGACCATAGAACCAGAGTCACAACTAAAAGAGCATCTTGAGTCCACACAAGATGCAGTCATAGAACAGCAGTTATCTGAAGAGAAAGAGATTCAGGGTGAAGAGATTCTTGAAAACAATGGAGAACAAATTTCAGATCCAATCTCTGAGGACCAAAACCTTCGTTTAGAGTCTAGAGAAAATGGAACCTTGAGCCCTGAAGGGAAACAGCTGGATGGACCAGAGCTAACACTAGATATGTCACATGTGGCTTCTTCTGCCGAGCAACATATGAGCATAGACGCTTCTTTTGAAGATCAGGTACCCTCATGTTCAGAGCCTTTTGAACTTCATCCGTTCACGCTGGGGCTCGAGCATTTTTTGCGTGAGATGGGGCTCATTTTTGAGCTCACACACATCAGCCCTGGTAGTGGGAGCCACAATGTTCTGCGTCTCCCCAGTTTAGCTGCAGACCTGATTCTCTATGGGATTCCACTTGAACTAATGGATGGAGATGCCTCTAACATCCCCATCCGCTGGTTGGGCTGTGTCTTTGCGGAGCTCAAACGCCGCCTTCCTCAAGAACAGTTCAGGACCCGCATACTAACAAGCCTTGGAGGGCATCATGCAAGAAATGCTGAGGTTCTTTCTGCATTATTTGGGGTGAAATTTCCTGAGGGAGGGAGAAGATCCACCAGAGGGGTGTACATGGTCACTCTCTGCCTACCTGATAACCTCAGAAAGGACATGGAGTGCGATTTTTTGATGTTAATTGATGTAGAAGGTCTCTGCTCAATGCCTCTAGACAACAGAATAAATACCCAGACCTGTGACAATGAGATGGCCACTGTAGCAGCAGGACTTAGTGATGTTTTAATGCAAAACATCTCTTCACATGCGGGTTCTGAGTTTGAGACTAACTTCACTGTCATAGTCAATGCTCTACTGCGCATCAAAGAATGTGGCTCCATGCCCATTTGCCATGTCTTGGTTCAGGATGAAGGAATAAACAGCATATTACAAGCCTCACAGTTAAGGCGTGTATCTGACATGCTTCAGACTGAGACTGGCGACAGAGGAATTAGCAATGCTGATAACCATTATGCAAAGACCACAAGCTGTATCACCTCTGTCAAAGGGCCTTGGTACAATGCATCCCTAACTGAACCAGTTGATGCACAGTATAATAAGGCTGTGTTGAAGCTTAAGCAAAACCTGTTTGGGGCATTGAAGAAGTGTGCAGCGAAGTCTGAAGCCTCAGGTCTGCCTGAATTTGCAGGccgtctgtttgctgtttgggaTGCGGTGAAAGCAAAATCATTCTCCGTTGGTCTGCAAAATACTGACATAGCTTTAGCATTCTCCGTATTGTGCACAGAGCTTTCCCAGTGGGAGGATAAATTCCTGGAACACATGGAAAGTTGGCTCATGGGGCCAACAAAGAGAATAATCGACACAAAGGCAAAAGCTTTAGACATTACGATAGAAAATGATCTTCTGAGTGAGTTGAAGGATGAAGCCAGAGAAGAGGTCAAAACAGAGATGGATAAACTCAGGTCAAAAGTAGAGGCCAATTTGATGAAAGATGACCATCTCAAAATGTACATCGAAACATTCAAGCCAATCCTAATGAGCAATATGGATGATCTCCAGGAGCGAGTAACTGAAGAGATAGTACAAAGGTTGGAGACAGTCAACGAGAGCCACTGTTCTTCCACACAGCTGAAAAAATTTGAAACCTCACTGGAAAAGGTGCAGGAGTCGAAGCTACATGCACTACTAGAGAACAGCAAGTCAACCAAACATCTCCTTCAAGATACAGAACTGGAAGAGGAATTTGAGGATGTCTGGAGTAACACACTGTCCAACTTTGACTTCAGGCCTTCTGAAACAGATGACATTACTGCAAGGGTGACAGATATTCTGAGAGAGAATCTCATCAGTCGTGGTCTCCAGAAACACATAAAGAAGCTTGAAGTCACTGGCCAAAATCAGCCCACTAACTTTCAGGTTTATGATGAGCACTTTGGATACCGCAGCAGATTAAAGCACATGTTTGAAGACAACAACAGATTACAGAGGATAGAAGCTCAACAACTAGCATGCAATATCATAGACGAATACAATCAGTTTGTAGCAGATAAATCAAGTTCACCAGCAGATTTCTCTGACAGCTTCATTACAGAAATGCTAGAAAATGTTGAGAAAGCTTTGAAGGAAAAATCTATGGAAATCAGATCAGCTTTTGAAGTGGATCTGAAAGTTTATCTCTGTAGCGCTGCATGCCGAGACTTCCAAAAACAACATGACCGCTACGCCAAGGACAGAGATCTTTTGACATGTATCAATACAACCAAGGGTAAGTACTTGGCAGAGTTTATTTACCAGTTGAGGAAGAGAGACCAGTGTCAGAGGTTGGCCCAGACATTCACTACCATGGTCATCAAACCCACAGTGTTAGATTACATCTATCGACCACTTGGGAAGCGTATCGTGGAGGAGATACAAGGTAAATCCCCACAGTATCTGTCCCAACAGGCAATCCACAAAAGCTTGCTGGAAGAGCTGATAAGGGAAGACAGGTTTGAAAGCTTCATCGAGTACTTGTTTTCCTATGACAGCTTCAGACTGAGGAAGATCCAGGAGACAGTGGTGGCTCACCTGTCTGAATCAACCAATTTGGATAAATGGAGACAACACAGACTTGGAGAAATTGTAGGAAAatttgcagcagcagtgagcCAAACGGCAGAAGGCACCAATGGTGTGCTAACTGATACAAAGCCCCTGCTGGAGAGAGTATGCCTCACtctggagagagatggagacataGATGTCACCAGGGCCTCTCTGAATGGACCACTCTTCAGTATCACCACAGAATGGGATCGCTTCATCACATGTTTAATGGAGTTACTGGCTGCAATGCGGTTGGACCTAGCCCAGGAGTTCTcccaaaatgtgaatattaacCAACTTCTTCAGTGCCTTCCCATTCAACCTCAAGACTCCATTTTCAACAGAGTAAGAGGATGTGGCAAGCAATGTCCTTTTTGCAAAGCCCCCTGTGAGGTGGAAGAGATTGAGCATGAGGTTCACAGGGTCTTGCTCCACCGGCCCAAGGGTATGTTTCCTTGTGAatcctcctctctgttctgtatCAGCTGCCCTGAAAGCATGACCCAGGCCAATCTGCCCGAGAACATGGACACACAGCATATGTCTGTGGCATGCAGGGACCTCCATGCCCTCGACCCAGACTGGAGCATCTCCCCTGAGGACCCAAGCAACCAGACACCCAATGCTTACTGGAG gtatgtGTTGGCGCGGTTCAATGAAAGATTTGCAAAGGAATATGAGCAGGAGCCAGCAAAGATTCCTGAGGAGTGGAAGAGGATCACTCAGGAGGAGGCCCTTGACAGTCTGAAAGAGGCCTTCCTCACTTGA